The Geoalkalibacter subterraneus genome contains the following window.
CTGTTTTCTCAATCCCCTCGGCCGCTTCGCTGATGCGTCCGGCCAGCATATAGGCGGGGGTGGAGATGATTTTGTTCTCTTCGTCGACCACGAATTCGTTGACCGGGCACTGGACATGCTGCGCGCCCATCTTTTCCATGCCGCCGGCCACATCCGCGTCGTTGCCGATGGTCAGTTTGGGCTTCTGGTCGCCAAGGACTTTTGAAATCAGTGCCGGCGCGATGCAGACCGCGGCCAGCGGTTTCTTTGCCGCGACAATTTCCTTGACCAGACGTGACACTTCGGGGTGCACGGTGCAGTCGGGCCCTTTAACGGCAAAATCACATAGATTTTTAGCCACGCCAAAGCCGCCCGGCATAAACAGGCCGTCGAGCTGGTCC
Protein-coding sequences here:
- the elbB gene encoding isoprenoid biosynthesis glyoxalase ElbB — encoded protein: MAKKIGVVLAGCGVYDGSEIHEAVITMLALDRAGAEIICMAPDMEQMHVVNHLTGEPAEGETRNVLVEAARIARGNIKNIADIKADQLDGLFMPGGFGVAKNLCDFAVKGPDCTVHPEVSRLVKEIVAAKKPLAAVCIAPALISKVLGDQKPKLTIGNDADVAGGMEKMGAQHVQCPVNEFVVDEENKIISTPAYMLAGRISEAAEGIEKTVQALLKMA